The genomic interval GCCGGCTACTGCTACGCGGCTCCTAGCAATAATGTGAAGATCAGCCGCTCGACCAAACCCTTACAGCTGAAGTTTCGTGTAGCTTTGACAGGAAACGCAGATGGCGCTCCAGGCGAGGCCTCCCCACCCGCGGACGCAAATCAACAAGCCATCTTTACGCTTTGCTACCAAACCTCTCCAGAGGTGGACACCCTGACATCCGTGGCCGCCACCCAGACGACAGAGATGACGCCATCAAGCTCGTTCAACAGGGAGCACCGCGACGTAATACCAGGACGATACTACGGCGGGCTCAAAGTGTGGTCCTGTGCTGTGTTGCTCGTGCAGTACCTGGCTGACCACGCCGCACAGTACCGCAGTCTCTttgaggcagcggcggtggtcgcaGAGCTCGGGTGCGGTCAAGGACTTCCCGGACTGGCGGCCATGTGCCTTGGTGCGCGGCGCGTGGCGTTTCAGGACTACAACAAGGAGGTCCTCGATGTGTGCACGAAGCCGAACGTGGCAGCCACAGTTCACGCAAATGGAGGCCTCCAGCAGTCGCAAGGCCGCTCTAGCACGACCGCGCTACTGCACGCCAAATTCGTTCACGGCGACTGGGTCGATCTGGCTTGGGAATCCCAaggcgctgcctcctcccccgctttCTCCGAAGCCTTCTGTGACGTCATCCTCGGCTCTGACGTCACGTTTGACAAGGGTGCGTGCGACAAGCTTGCCTGCGTCTTGCATCGCTGGCTGCGGCCTCACACAGGAACGGCGATCATCGTGTCGAAGGACTACTACTTTGGTACGAATGGCGGCTACCTGGAGTTTACAAAGTCCGCACAGTCGTGCAGGCtgcaggtggagctgctgaagcgtgTGGACACGGCGGACACGATGCCGCATGTGGTGTTGCGTATCACCCACGCGGCTTAAAAGAAccctcgtttctctctctctctctcgatggAGAAGAGTTCCCGATGGGAATGGCGGCGACTCTTGAAAGCGGTGTTCGCCAGGCCATCTGTCAGCCGCAGCATCCAtacggagaaagagagaaggaaatcACCCTGAGACTCGGTGATGGTGCGCCTACAAGTGAGCACAATCCGGTAAGCGATCATCACAATATGCCATTAAAAAAAGGCCTGGTGCAAGTTGATCATCTGCTgctcgctttctctgtgtgtgtgtaaggggGGGAGGTTCTTCGCGTATGCAGTCCTCGTTGCATGCACTTCCACTTCAAACGAGGAAAACGGCTTCAGCCAACAGCAGTTTGCTCTGAAGAATCGAGTTGTCGTATGCTCATCTCCACGccttgctcttctctctctctctgtgtgcgtgcgttggcCGGAGTCTCTGCGGCCACCGCGCCACTACTCCTCATATTTCTCCACGCcgtgcacagcgctgctcttcgccaTCTCGAGCACtacctcgcctcctctcttctcgccctccctccctccctccctcaccaccaccactgtccCAGTCCACTCCACACCCTCTGACACCCCCATGTCTTTCAGCCGTGTCTTTTCAGTTCACCTTTGTCAGTAggaccaccaccatcactacTGCTGCCACTGAAGGGCGGACATGACAACGAAAGACGGCTGGACTTTTACCCCTCTTCATCCACACGCCCGCCGAGActgacacacagacacacacacacacacagagagaaaaaacgaaTACGGTCAGGTGTGTGGTTCTTCGCTCCCGCATTCCTCACCTCTCCCATATCTCCCTCTCTGATGACGGAGGACACCCCGGTGCCCGGCACCCCCCGCcctgtgtggggaggccgcgcaccccccaccccacccccggcGGAGACAGGACCAGGCAcccacgacgcagcggcaccgggcGATGGGGCCTGCGACAGCCCGGGGTAGAGAGTGGGGGGTGACCTCCTGTGGTACGGCTGGGAGTGGACACGTTCGGAGTGCAAAGGAAAATGGACGCGTCTCTgagggggcggtggggggaatcgggtgcagctgcacaaagagtgaagaagaaacgaaCGAAATCCGCTATGTGatgcgttgtgtgtgtgacgctGAGGCGCTGATTTATTTTTCGTTCTCACCTTTCAGGctccaccctcctccctctttggCTGCTTCCTTCGTTTCTGTTGGGGGGCCGGCTGTAGTCTGCCTTTTCGTGTCCTCCGCCGTCTTCGTTGTCTTTGCGCAACTTTCGTTCCCGGTGCTCCTTCTGGTGGACttgttgtgtgggtgtgtgtttggcTGACTTCCGTGCTTGCCTGAGTGTGCGCCAGTGCACGTTTCGTGGAATGCTGTTGTTGGTGTCTGCTGTGGTGggctccctcccctccctccgtctcccgccttttcctctcctacTGTGAAGCGTacgaggagggcgaggcTCCGGCGCGTTCGCTCCCGCTTGCTCTACAGAGAAGCCTCCATCCATCTCACACAAGTTGAGCCACACAAAACCTTAAAAGAGacgcgaagagagaagaagtaTCTCCTTGCGCGGGTGGGCTTCGCAGCATCTTCTTTTTGCTCTTTCTCCGTGGAATACGTGCAGTGccgcccacccccttccaCACGGCCACTTGTCTTCCCGTTCCTGCgcttttttgcttcttctctgtctgcgCTGGACCATCTGCTGTCCAGcaccgtcctcctcctcctccttcccatttccctccccccccccttcacctccaccaccctgATAGAGAGCGGTGAGAAGGCTCGTCTTGGACCGTGAATTGCAGTCGTCCACCAGTCGCTCTCTGGGCTACTCTATCTCCTCGGCTTCagctctctgcctcttctctttgcACAGACGGATGGTGAGCCTCTGTCGCCGTCCCATGTGGAGAAACAGCGCATTTTAGCGTGCCACAGCGAAACCACCTCTTAcacgccctctttctcccccctccccctgccaaGCACCCTCCGCAACGGACGATTCTGACATGCGCTCTTCAGCGATGGCGCTCCTGGTCCAGACGGGGCCGGGCCCAGTCGAATTCGCCTGGTCGGACCCAAACCGGAGTCCCCGTGCCCGGGCTGGCGCAATAAGGCCGGGATAGCGTCCCTCACAGATCTCAACGAGGACTGCACAGGTGCCCAGCAGCATCCCATCTCCCTGGGCCAATGAGGCCACAGAAGGCGGTCTTTTCACATCGAAATCTTTCGCCGGAACGAGTCAAGCCTCTGCTTCCTCCGCCAAACCATGGGCGCTGGGGAGTGTTGTATATGCATGCGCTCAGTGGCAGAGTTCAGCGCAGACGCTTCTCCGAGGCTCTGAACAAGCATCAGACAGCAGCTTCCAACGCCTGCTGCGAGCAAAGCAATCACCTATCGTGAGACGAGCTCCAGGGCATCGGGAACCATCAGGAACTTACTCCTCTCGACAAGCTGTAGCGCGAGTGTCTCCACACCGAGGACGACCCACAGGCGCTCTTCAAATCGTTCACAGAAGCCTCCGAGAAGCCTAGGAggagcgccccccccccccaggcCGACGGTGTTGCTCTCGGCCAAGTGGCGCAGAGAGTTGGGTCGCGAGTCAACCGCATTGAAGCGCGGCGAAACGGCCAACAAGCCGGATGCCCATCGCCAAACCGCTCATTTGTCGGAAACTCTCGATGCTCCGTTGGGCGGGGGTAGGGAAACCGTGGCCCCGACGTTGCCGCATGTGGCATCCTCTCCTCAAGGGTGACGAGGCCGTTGCGCACCTGAGGACGCGGATTTACCAGACGATGAAGGCCAAGTTTTTCAAGTCAGGAGGATGCACCATGTGGTGTGTTCTCATCAACTTCTCCACTTCCTACGGCATCGCATTCACCCCGACATCAAGGACAGAGTAGATCCCTTAAGCGCGGCGCTTGACCTCTTCTTGACTCCAACGCGGCATGAACGGGGCTTTGCTCTCGGCTCCCCTCGGGCTGAAGCCGAGGCCCTGATGGACCCGACTGCTCACGCCTTCTACCACGACCAGGAATGCCGCCAGCGAGTTTCTGCGTTGCTCCCAGTACCGATGAGCGAGTCGCCTCTCCACACCTACGGGGTTTGCCACAGCCCTGTTTGGCCACAAAGTACAACCCGTTTCtctgggagagagaacgggtGCACAACTAGGAAGCGACTCAGCCCGGAGCATGGCAGTGGAGCAACTCGAGCGCCTCATCGGGCGATTATGGTTTGCTGCGCACGTCGTGATGATTCCAGCGCATACGTTTCGGTGGCTCCTGAGGGCGACACGGCGACGCTTCGCCAGGTGGGGTCACACAAGGCCTCACTTCAGGGGGTCACTTGCAAGCCAGCCGACCGGCCAATGGGCAAAGCAAAAGTGACGTGAATGGCACGCGCTGGCCTGCAAAACGAAACAAACCACACGTGATTCACTTGTTGCCAACGTCTACGGCCATGCTCGACCTCAACACTGAGGCCAGTCTGGGGACCTAAGGAGATACCACGTGTGTCAATCGACGCACAAAGCAAACTGCTGTGATGAGATCACGCTtaagagaggaaggaagggggagtcCACCCCCTGCTGACAACATCAATGCGGCAGAGCTTCGGAccgctgcgtgtgcttctgaGTCTGtatccccttctctttctccggGCGCAGAGCCCCATCCACATGTGGATGAAACCTCCGCGGTTTTCGCGCCTTGCAAGGGTCTCTCTCGGAGTCATGCAAGTCATACCGAAGTCAATCAAAGCCCAGTCAATCTCTCGCTGAGGTGATCTCGACCAGCTGTAGAGAATCCGCTGAGAATCAGGTCGACAGGCCTCGTTCGTGACCCCGCCTACCGAAGCGACAAGGGGTTGGCGAGGTAGGAAATCCGGACGAATGGGTGATCCAGCGCTTTTGTGAGTACCAAACCCCAACATACTTTGCGTACCGTACCTCAACATCACCTTGAGTCATGCAGCTCGGTGTCAGCGGCCCGATCGCGCCCACGCCCTCCGTATGGGATTGTCCGAGTGTGCGTATGCCACTGGTGACGGAGCTcgtttctccctcctctctacactttccctccccctccctctccctctccctgcccctTTATATTCTTCAGAGTGGCGAGGAAATGAAAGTGTCcagacacgcacccacacacccataaCGAGGGAgggcgcgagagagagcgatcTGCATTttacacgcagacacacacgcacacacacacacgcttcccgcctctcttccatcTTGTTATATTCATTGATGAGATTTTCCTCGCTTGCactgccccttcccccccttctctccccctctctgcgtgtgggtgtgtgctcgCATCCGCCGCTTACCTGACAACACTTCGACGCCGAAAGTCCGCCAGTCGACTGCAGAacacaaaggagaaagcAAAGTTCTGTTCTTGGACCTCGCGTTAAAAcgtctgcctcctccctctccctcccttcctccctggTTCACGAAGCGCTGGTGCTGTCTCGGTGTGTATTGCCTGGGACTTCTCCTGTTAATTTGCTTATTCTCTTGGGGGACTGGTGCTGATCCAGAGGCTCAACTAGgctcctttcttctttgatattactctctctctcgtctctctccccacaccgGTATCTCGAGTACagcccttctcctctgcagGCTTCCATCTGCAGAGAATCCTCTACGCAACCAGACCACCAACGGCACGACGCAGTCGATGAGCAAGGGCAACAGCGATATAATCCCTCGCCAGGGTGATGGAGGCGCGAAGACTGGCGCAACAGCCTTGCCAGCTCCAGCCCCACAAGTTCCATCATTCCCTCCGCTACACGCCTATGTTTTCCCGGCAGTGCGGAGGCACGCCTCGCCATCCACGCCATCGAATAGCAGTAACAACGAGGACATGTTTGGATCCAAGGCACTCACGCCTGTTGCCATCGTGACACAGCAACCACCGGCTGCTGCGGAACGCCGCGAGCCACAAgttcgcttctctctgccaccgGAGCCGAGCCTAGAGTCGCACTCGACGGGGCCGAGCGAAGGGGCGGAAAACTGTCCTGACTGCGATCCTGTGTTGATAAGCTATGGGAGTGAGATGCAACGCAAGCTCTCCGCGTCTGCAGCTCAGCTGGAGCCGTACAGCATGATCACCCAGACCGGCGGCGTGCGCATCTCGCGGTGCACGCAGGTCctggcgctgctccagcgcacCAGGCGGCAGTACCTGCGCCAGAAGCTGATAATGACCGCCGAGGTCGTTTCTCCGCTGCTCTTTGTCCTTCTCCTTATCATCCTGGACGTTGCCTTTGGAGTCGATTCCATCCCTGAGACCATCTTCACAGCCACCACCCTCTACAGCTACCAGCTGAGCTCGAAGGACTACAGGACATACCTGTGCTACAATGACACGACGCGACCAATCAAGGGCCTGGACTTGTGTGCCCACGTCGACTTCCCATACGTgtgcgacggcgacgagtCGGACATTCCAGTGTATGGGCTGTGCTACCTTAGCACCTTCGTCACCCCCGCCGCGGTGGTGAAGCAGTACGTCGACTCG from Leishmania panamensis strain MHOM/PA/94/PSC-1 chromosome 15 sequence carries:
- a CDS encoding methyltransferase, putative (TriTrypDB/GeneDB-style sysID: LpmP.15.0730); the protein is MDSSAEGFFFSFGSAGETDKCRGTTTVDTTSSTSSTPGTEVPSPPVWPPAKTSTATFPWVSLDSDTLNKWAAGYCYAAPSNNVKISRSTKPLQLKFRVALTGNADGAPGEASPPADANQQAIFTLCYQTSPEVDTLTSVAATQTTEMTPSSSFNREHRDVIPGRYYGGLKVWSCAVLLVQYLADHAAQYRSLFEAAAVVAELGCGQGLPGLAAMCLGARRVAFQDYNKEVLDVCTKPNVAATVHANGGLQQSQGRSSTTALLHAKFVHGDWVDLAWESQGAASSPAFSEAFCDVILGSDVTFDKGACDKLACVLHRWLRPHTGTAIIVSKDYYFGTNGGYLEFTKSAQSCRLQVELLKRVDTADTMPHVVLRITHAA